The region GATACTTGATtataaaaaagtttttaaaggtGAGATTCTCCAACAATACATTAAACACAAAGTTCATCAGATTCCATATTGCATGATCATAGCCCTAAAGCCTCCCATCCCCTCCTAGCTTAACGACTACAGAGGATGGAACCCCCCTCCTTCTCTCTACAAGACCCAAGTTCATTAGAGTATAATAAGGAATGACAAGAGATGACATCTGCACAGAGCAGATTAGACATTTCTGCCTATGATTGCATAGCAGTCAACATCATTGTTGCTCATGGCTACGTGGAAATAGAAATATGCAATGCACAAAATGTCAATTTTTTCTTAGTTTTATTAGTTTTTTTATCTAAAAAGTTGTCAATAGGAAAAACCAAAacgaaaacaaaataaaattagagCAAGAGACAGATCATGAGAGATGGAGGGGAAAGCTCCTCCTATATGTGGGGAAAATGGCAGGAAATCTCCCCTCATGCCCCACTTCTAACGCTAACTAGATATCTTGACAGAGAGTACTCCTTTGCAGGAACAaaagggaatggggtggggaatttTGACCCTAGGAATGGATGGAGATAGACCACTCCCCACTGGTCAAATGTGTTAACGATGTGGTCCCGATCTCCCCActcagggaaaaggggggggcaagATATATATCTGCCAATAAAGTTTTAATAAATCCAACACCCTCCAAAACTGAATGGATTCCATAGAGTACTTGGGTCCTCCAGTGATCCAAGGACTACTACATTTTGCATGGTTAGGACTTTCTGGAACAATAAACTGGGGACAGTCCAATCTTCCACTGGCCAGAGCACTTTTAAGAAGGGAAGTAGGAGAGGTGGCAACACTCAGGACAACCACTTCCTAGTCTAGATCAATCTACTTCGTATGGTTAAAAGCAAACTACACAATGAAGTGCCAAGAAGTCACCATTTCAGGTCTTCCAGCAACCAGATACAGCAAGGTTCAAAGCACTTCCTGTCTCTGCTTAAAATGTTATAGAATGGCACCAAATTCAAAGTTCTGAGGTCAGCTGACCAGAAAAGTGCATCCTGGTTAACTCCTAAGTGGCACAAAAGTAGAGAGCTAGTACAGAGACTTGGCTCTCCTAAAAATGTCAGGTATTTTGGTCACTGGTTTCTCTGCAATTGAATCTAGTTCTCTGTAGCCAATACGTTCTCTACTATTAAGTTTCTAGTCTTCTGAAAGGTAGAGAAACACTGCAGATGAGCCAGAGAGCTAGAAAAAGAAGCTGTCAACCACTCCTCTATGCAGCCAGAGAACCCTGAAGTTCTACAGTTTCAATTTctgagtttattttatttttttaacagagtGATCTGGAAGCCACAGAGGTCTGCATTTCTCCAGTGACCAGAAGTCCCAAGAAGTGTTTTAGAGATGCAGAATAAAAATTAGGGCAGCCCTGATAAGACCATAAAAAGACTGGCTGGGATACAGCACTGTGGACAAAGATGGTCAATTCTGACTCTAATGGAGTCCAGAATTGAAGATTTATTGGGCaaggagcagggaaggggaaaTAAGGAAAGAAAGACCTGAACCCTACCAAACTTGGAAAAAAGGCTGCCCATCCCAGCCAAAATAGAAAATGGAAGCAGcacaagggggtgggggggtgggacgAACATTCACAGGAAGTAGTCCGCAACAGGCTTCTTAGATGGGATGCCCCTAGTTTCTTGAGGGGCTGCTTCAAAAATGATAAATTCCTTCTGAAGGTGTTCATCTagttccaagatggctgccacatTCCCACATCTgcagatgaagaagaagaagaagcatcaACACAAAGCATCTCCCATTTGATCACTACCACCCAAATTTCTGACAACACTCTTTGGAGTGAAAGCAGACCGGAAAAGCTGCCCATTTCTCCAAACAGTATGCAGCCTTAGGCTAACAGTACCTGCCTAGATACCCTCCACCCCATCTTGCTATCTCCTCACCGGTAGCAGTAGTTAGGAGCTGACCAAACTGTGAGGACTGTCTCGTTGAAATGCCACTTGTACCCTTCCATGACCAGCTGATGTGCCCGACAAATCATGTCAATGTCATTTGCTGCATTAAACTGTGCCACCACGTCACTGCCAAATAAATAGCCAGCACCTCGAGGACTCACTCCCCAGCCTGTAGTGTCTGTAAAGGAAGAAGAGCAGCATTTATGACTCAAAAGGAAACAAAGCATTAGGCATTATCAAGGCGAAGGAAGAGCCTGCCCTTGGTGGATTTAAAGGACAAAGTAGGGTAGCAGTTGGCAAGATGATGTGCATGACATAAGTGAGACTAGGAGGATTGTGCAGATGAAAGTCTCCTAAAGTCTAGCATaggagctgctgcagcacccCAGCAAGATATCACTGACCTACTGCCTTAAACAAGAACAGGAATAGGGTACATACTGATCTCCTTCAGTGATGGACCCAATTATTTCTTTGGTTTACTAGGTCATTGACATTCAACCAACAGGGCACAAAAGCTATACAGCTCTCTGCCCTCTAGTCACCAAAGCTTTATCCATTTCTGCACATCAAATTACTGATCCACCAGAGTGCTCAAATAATGATAACTCTTCAGCCTCTTGTACAAAAGAAGCAATTCACAGTATCAAAGACAGAGGGGACTTCTAAGGAGCAGCCAGCAGAGCATTATTCGATTCCAGGATAACTGCGCGCAAAACAAGCATGGCCCTTTCAGTCATGGTGCCAAAGTTATGAAAGACTCTCCTGATGGAAGTCTGTTAACCCAGTCACTGCTCCTTTTTCCGCAAGCGTGGTGATTTAAGAAAGTTTTTGGGTGTCAATGTTCTCTGCTACTGACTATGAGAGTTTATTTTTGCTGTAACGCTGCTGCAATTTTATCACAAAGTTTTAAAACTTCATTTTGTAAGCCTTGAAACCAAAAGTATGGAATGTCAGGCGTAGTAAATATATATCACCCAATACCAAGAGATCCCCCATCCTTCCCGCCCGCCCCCCACACAGAGCTATACCTTCAGGGTCAGACCAGAGAAGATCACACATGGGACCATCATGGGGAACCTCTTGTTTGCGATCTATCGTCCGGATCTGGTCAAGCGTCTGGATGGAGGGGGACAGACCACCATGGACACAGAAAATCTACCAGAGGAAAGAGACATTTGCACTTTAGGAAAGCTGCATATTCAAGGCTATAGGCAAATTGCACCCTTAAGCCGCTCTCCTCCTTCCCAATATGTCATGAAGAACCCCCAAAACTCTGCTACTGCCTCCCACTTTAAATGCCTGAATGCCAATCCCAGAAAACCTAAGTGTCCTATTTACTTTGCCGTCAATGATGGCTGAAAGGCTGAGGTAGTCAAAGATCTCAGTGCAGTAGCGCCACACGGTGACAGAGCCATATTTCCTCAGGCACTCATCATAAAAGCCATATACTTGGGTGATCTGTCTGCTCTCATGGTTGCCACGAATCAAGGTGATCCGGTCAGGGTAGCGGACCTGGAAAGAGAAGGGAATCAAACCAGGTTAGAGCACAGACTTCAGAAATCACCCAAAGCCCTTGGAACCTCTGAAAGAAAGTAAAGCCTATACAGGTAGAGCAAGGAAAGCTAGAATTCCTCAACCAGATTCCTAACCTTGAGCGCCAGCAGTAGCAAAAAC is a window of Tiliqua scincoides isolate rTilSci1 chromosome 5, rTilSci1.hap2, whole genome shotgun sequence DNA encoding:
- the PPP4C gene encoding serine/threonine-protein phosphatase 4 catalytic subunit, with amino-acid sequence MAEISDLDRQIEQLRRCELIKESEVKALCAKAREILVEESNVQRVDSPVTVCGDIHGQFYDLKELFRVGGDVPETNYLFMGDFVDRGFYSVETFLLLLALKVRYPDRITLIRGNHESRQITQVYGFYDECLRKYGSVTVWRYCTEIFDYLSLSAIIDGKIFCVHGGLSPSIQTLDQIRTIDRKQEVPHDGPMCDLLWSDPEDTTGWGVSPRGAGYLFGSDVVAQFNAANDIDMICRAHQLVMEGYKWHFNETVLTVWSAPNYCYRCGNVAAILELDEHLQKEFIIFEAAPQETRGIPSKKPVADYFL